In Silvanigrella paludirubra, the following are encoded in one genomic region:
- a CDS encoding RsmE family RNA methyltransferase, whose protein sequence is MSIQKQTWTLISNNINENSKYLIINDNEHHYGYNVLRIKERTSIQVTNCRGIIAEGIVTSANKKELVIDINSVRKIEKTKLEINLWLAMPKPTTLDEVIANSSEMGANQIHIFKSEKAASKAPIKLDKLIQLSNEATRISKSAYSSEIFCYDSLNHFYQEYVSKSNSKKIILFCDESHVYEGKITNSILNKIQENYKKNIEEICILIGPEASFSDNERELILNKLNVIPVSLGNNILRVPNATASALGVAISFVNDISNKE, encoded by the coding sequence ATGAGCATCCAAAAACAAACATGGACTTTAATTTCTAATAACATCAATGAAAATAGCAAGTATTTGATAATTAATGATAATGAACACCATTATGGATATAATGTTCTTAGAATAAAAGAAAGAACATCAATTCAAGTTACTAACTGCCGTGGAATTATTGCAGAAGGAATCGTTACATCTGCTAATAAAAAAGAACTAGTAATTGATATTAATTCCGTAAGAAAAATTGAAAAGACAAAACTAGAAATAAATTTATGGCTTGCCATGCCAAAACCAACAACACTTGACGAAGTCATAGCAAATTCTTCTGAAATGGGCGCAAATCAAATACATATATTTAAAAGCGAAAAAGCGGCATCAAAAGCACCTATAAAGCTAGATAAGTTAATACAATTAAGTAACGAAGCTACTCGAATTAGCAAAAGCGCCTATTCTTCTGAAATTTTCTGTTATGATAGTTTGAATCACTTTTATCAAGAATATGTATCAAAATCAAATTCAAAAAAAATAATACTATTTTGTGATGAATCACATGTATACGAAGGTAAAATTACAAATTCAATTCTTAATAAAATTCAAGAAAATTACAAAAAAAATATAGAAGAAATTTGTATTTTAATTGGACCAGAAGCTAGTTTTTCTGACAATGAAAGAGAATTAATTTTAAATAAACTAAATGTTATTCCAGTTTCTTTAGGTAATAATATTTTAAGAGTTCCAAATGCAACAGCAAGCGCTTTAGGTGTTGCCATTAGTTTTGTAAATGATATTTCAAATAAAGAATAA
- a CDS encoding nuclear transport factor 2 family protein yields the protein MAKNSYSKFKYLKILACSILLSGSSSLFAFSDKEKENKKIVTEFYNMAFKDHKPQEAANLYIGDQYIQHNPHVPNGKKAFTDYFVPYFKKYPQAISEIKRSAAEEDLVYLHVHSKESKEDRGVAIVDIFRVKDGKIVEHWDVIQAIPEKSANKNSMF from the coding sequence ATGGCAAAAAATAGTTACTCAAAATTTAAATATTTAAAAATTCTAGCTTGCTCCATATTGCTAAGTGGCAGTTCTTCTCTATTTGCTTTTTCAGATAAAGAGAAAGAAAATAAAAAAATTGTAACAGAATTTTATAATATGGCTTTTAAAGATCATAAACCTCAAGAAGCAGCAAATCTTTATATTGGTGATCAATACATTCAACATAATCCTCATGTGCCAAATGGAAAAAAAGCATTTACTGATTATTTTGTCCCCTATTTTAAAAAATATCCACAAGCGATATCAGAAATAAAAAGATCTGCTGCGGAAGAAGATCTGGTATATTTACATGTTCATTCTAAAGAAAGTAAAGAAGATAGAGGTGTTGCAATCGTAGATATTTTTAGAGTTAAAGACGGTAAAATTGTGGAACACTGGGATGTTATTCAGGCAATTCCAGAAAAATCTGCAAATAAAAACTCCATGTTTTAG
- the aguB gene encoding N-carbamoylputrescine amidase, translating to MAAQAKLAIIQMSMANKLDLNIIKSTKFIEEAVEKGANIILLPELFENHYFCQEQHDHLFDLANEVESHPFLKHFQALAKKLNVVLPISFFEKSGQAYFNSLAMIDANGDLLGIYRKTHIPDGPCYQEKYYFNPGDTGFKVWNTSFGNIGVGICWDQWFPECARSLALQGADLLLYPTAIGSEPPEAHSIDTKDMWQRAMIGHAVCNSVYLAAPNRVGVEKNMTFYGSSFICDFMGEKKAEADRISECILYADLNFTEAKTFRAGMGFFRDRRPDKYKFLLTLDGKI from the coding sequence ATGGCAGCACAAGCTAAACTTGCTATTATTCAAATGAGTATGGCAAATAAACTTGATTTAAATATCATAAAATCAACAAAATTTATTGAAGAAGCTGTAGAAAAAGGTGCTAATATTATTCTTTTGCCCGAGTTATTTGAAAATCATTATTTTTGTCAAGAGCAACATGATCATTTATTTGATTTAGCAAATGAAGTCGAATCTCATCCGTTTTTAAAGCATTTTCAAGCTTTGGCTAAAAAGTTAAATGTTGTGTTACCTATCAGCTTTTTTGAAAAATCGGGTCAGGCATATTTTAATAGTTTAGCTATGATTGATGCGAATGGTGATTTATTGGGTATTTATCGTAAAACTCATATTCCAGATGGCCCTTGTTACCAAGAAAAATATTATTTTAATCCAGGCGATACTGGGTTTAAAGTTTGGAATACCAGTTTTGGAAATATTGGAGTTGGTATTTGTTGGGATCAGTGGTTTCCTGAATGCGCGCGTAGCTTGGCATTGCAAGGAGCGGATTTATTACTTTATCCTACTGCAATTGGATCAGAGCCTCCAGAAGCTCATTCTATTGATACGAAAGATATGTGGCAGAGAGCTATGATTGGTCATGCTGTATGTAATTCTGTTTATTTAGCAGCTCCTAATCGTGTTGGTGTTGAAAAAAATATGACATTTTATGGCAGCTCTTTTATTTGCGATTTTATGGGCGAGAAAAAAGCTGAGGCAGATAGAATATCGGAATGTATATTATATGCCGATTTAAATTTTACCGAAGCAAAAACTTTTCGAGCTGGAATGGGTTTTTTTAGAGATAGAAGGCCAGATAAATATAAATTTCTTTTGACTTTAGACGGAAAAATTTAA
- a CDS encoding substrate-binding periplasmic protein, protein MFCFTIYQKSILFLFILHLNCFSLEGSNSLKLVTGNDYSPYSDEKLKDGGIFSSIVKKILIKLNISYTLDFLPWARGYDMVKNSKYDATFPYVLTKERSLEVNFSKVSLVEIKSYIFTNNKNKINIEDFKGSIYCHSLGYFIEKPIQKILEYNETKKIQKFDQLSCINSIINFESDFTVLNDDQYNQYKKMKIKNFNVINKVDILININNLYIAFRKDINGDIIKKFDEEAKNYIKTDEYNKIRYQN, encoded by the coding sequence ATGTTTTGTTTTACTATATACCAAAAGAGTATTTTATTTTTATTTATATTGCATTTGAATTGTTTTTCCTTAGAGGGTTCTAATTCTTTAAAATTAGTAACAGGAAATGACTATTCTCCATACAGTGATGAAAAATTAAAAGATGGAGGTATTTTTTCTTCTATTGTTAAAAAAATCTTAATAAAATTAAATATTTCTTATACTTTAGATTTTTTACCTTGGGCACGGGGATATGATATGGTTAAAAATTCAAAATATGACGCAACTTTTCCGTATGTTCTTACAAAAGAAAGAAGTCTTGAAGTTAATTTTTCAAAAGTAAGTCTTGTCGAAATAAAATCTTATATTTTTACAAATAATAAAAATAAAATAAATATAGAAGATTTCAAGGGTTCAATATATTGTCATTCATTAGGTTATTTTATTGAAAAACCAATACAAAAAATTTTAGAATATAATGAAACAAAAAAAATTCAAAAATTTGACCAATTATCTTGTATTAATTCAATCATTAATTTTGAGTCAGATTTTACTGTTTTAAATGATGATCAGTATAATCAATATAAAAAAATGAAAATAAAAAATTTTAATGTAATAAATAAAGTTGATATTTTAATTAATATAAATAATTTATATATAGCTTTTCGAAAAGATATTAATGGCGATATTATAAAAAAATTTGATGAAGAAGCTAAAAACTATATAAAAACTGATGAATATAATAAAATACGTTATCAAAACTAA
- a CDS encoding peptide chain release factor 3, whose protein sequence is MSSIDKNILSNEVNRRRTFAIISHPDAGKTTMTEKLLLLGGAIRLAGSVKAKKSKKFATSDWMELEKQRGISVSTSVMNFEYRNFICNLLDTPGHQDFSEDTYRTLAAADAAIMLIDAAKGVEPQTIKLFEVCKLRGIPIFTFVNKLDRESRDPLELMHEIESVLGIATYPMSWPVSSGERFRGIIERNTKSLHYFEGRNTTTETVARVIPLSDKEKISELVPEDLLTESLDGLEMLEMAGDEFSNERFLRGELSPVFFGAAMTNFGVRLFLEKFLEMSPPPSSKGSNQGQIEPLSTNFSGFIFKIQANMDPKHRDRIAFLRIVSGVYEAGVNVTIPRLNREIRLTHPQQFFAQDRSTLEKAYAGDVVGIYDPGIFSIGDSLVEGGTFEFEGIPSFAPENFAVVRTSSALKRKQLLKGLVQLCQEGTVQMFVDESRSASDPILAAVGNLQFDVLLFRLKNEYNVDCSLDSLAYKHARWTNASAEEIAEAKAATDVVSVRDMQGYPLFLFKNDFTLSYFQEKCNKIQLFRSNSSLHGNMMRMSTNIFDE, encoded by the coding sequence ATGTCTTCCATTGACAAAAATATACTAAGCAATGAAGTAAACAGAAGAAGAACGTTTGCTATCATCTCACATCCTGACGCAGGAAAAACGACAATGACGGAAAAGTTATTGCTTCTTGGAGGAGCAATACGTTTAGCAGGATCCGTTAAAGCAAAAAAATCTAAGAAATTTGCCACCTCCGACTGGATGGAACTCGAAAAACAACGCGGAATTTCGGTATCTACCAGCGTAATGAATTTTGAATATCGTAACTTTATTTGCAATCTTCTCGATACACCAGGGCACCAAGATTTTTCTGAAGATACTTACAGAACTTTAGCTGCCGCAGATGCGGCAATCATGCTAATTGATGCTGCTAAAGGTGTAGAACCCCAAACTATCAAGCTTTTTGAAGTATGCAAGCTTCGTGGCATTCCTATTTTTACTTTTGTAAATAAACTCGATAGAGAGTCTCGCGATCCTCTTGAATTGATGCATGAAATTGAAAGTGTTTTAGGGATTGCTACTTATCCTATGAGCTGGCCTGTGTCTTCCGGTGAAAGATTCCGTGGGATTATTGAACGAAACACAAAAAGTCTTCACTACTTTGAGGGAAGAAATACGACAACAGAAACTGTTGCTAGAGTAATACCCCTTTCTGATAAGGAAAAAATATCTGAACTTGTTCCTGAGGATCTTTTAACAGAATCTCTTGATGGTTTAGAAATGCTTGAAATGGCAGGCGATGAATTTTCAAATGAAAGATTCTTACGTGGAGAGCTTTCTCCTGTTTTTTTTGGTGCCGCTATGACAAATTTTGGCGTCCGTTTATTTTTAGAAAAGTTTCTTGAAATGTCCCCACCTCCTTCTTCTAAAGGAAGTAATCAAGGGCAAATAGAGCCTTTATCTACAAATTTCAGTGGATTTATTTTTAAAATTCAAGCCAATATGGATCCAAAACACAGAGATCGTATTGCTTTTTTGCGAATCGTTAGTGGTGTGTATGAGGCTGGAGTTAACGTAACAATTCCAAGATTAAATAGAGAAATCCGTTTGACTCACCCTCAACAGTTTTTTGCGCAAGATAGAAGTACCTTAGAAAAAGCTTACGCAGGAGATGTTGTCGGTATTTATGACCCAGGTATTTTTTCCATTGGAGACTCTTTGGTTGAAGGAGGAACTTTTGAATTTGAAGGAATTCCATCCTTTGCTCCCGAAAACTTTGCTGTTGTAAGAACAAGCAGTGCTTTAAAGCGAAAGCAATTATTAAAGGGGTTAGTGCAGTTGTGTCAGGAAGGCACTGTTCAAATGTTTGTGGATGAGAGTAGATCGGCAAGTGATCCTATTTTAGCAGCTGTTGGGAATTTACAATTTGATGTACTTCTTTTTAGATTAAAAAATGAGTACAATGTTGATTGTTCTTTAGATTCTCTTGCATATAAACATGCGCGTTGGACAAATGCATCTGCCGAAGAAATAGCTGAAGCCAAAGCAGCTACAGATGTGGTAAGTGTACGAGATATGCAAGGGTATCCATTATTTTTATTTAAAAATGATTTCACATTATCTTATTTTCAAGAAAAATGTAATAAAATACAGTTATTTAGAAGCAATTCGAGTTTGCATGGAAATATGATGCGTATGTCAACAAATATATTTGATGAATAG
- a CDS encoding pentapeptide repeat-containing protein codes for MVIILNKKSNPTKVSMMARKVMDDDDEDEDEYIDEEEEDDDGIPEIRSDLDSDETKPKTLTRKEAIDILQTTRDFSKLDFRKANLAKLDFSNCNFETSNLSYVNFKDSNLEGCNFTNASLWNANLEGANLTRANLEDADLDYTKLRGAILYRANVRRATLPTDLIPRDEILRSINEGTKVNR; via the coding sequence ATGGTGATTATTCTTAATAAAAAATCGAACCCTACTAAAGTTAGCATGATGGCTCGCAAAGTAATGGATGACGATGATGAAGATGAAGATGAATATATAGATGAAGAAGAAGAGGATGACGACGGGATACCTGAGATTCGTAGTGATCTTGACTCTGACGAAACAAAACCAAAAACATTAACGCGTAAAGAAGCGATTGATATTTTGCAAACAACTCGTGATTTTTCTAAACTTGATTTTCGTAAAGCAAATTTGGCAAAACTAGACTTTTCTAATTGCAATTTTGAAACATCTAATCTTTCTTATGTAAATTTCAAAGATTCCAATTTAGAAGGATGTAATTTTACAAATGCTAGTCTTTGGAATGCAAATTTAGAAGGAGCAAATTTAACAAGAGCTAATCTTGAAGATGCCGATCTCGACTATACAAAACTAAGAGGCGCTATTTTGTACAGAGCCAATGTACGGAGAGCAACGCTTCCTACAGATTTAATCCCTCGCGATGAAATCTTACGTTCCATTAATGAAGGAACAAAAGTAAACAGATAA